The genomic region CGATAAGACCGATAAAAGAAAATCGTTCGGTATCCGACGTTCAAAAAATATAAGCATCAGGCGCAAAAAAAAGCCCGTAAAAAACACGGCTACGGCGTCTTTTGCAGTTCCTCCGAACATAAATGCAAAAAATGATGAACTTATTGCAGCCGCCAATATAAGGATTAACGTGGGATAACTTGAAGCGTTTTCAATACCGTCGAATTTCAAGCGGAGCGATTCATGCGTTTCATTTTTTCCGTGAGATTCAATGCTGCGCGACAAGTCGTTTACAAGCGCGAGTTTCTTTAGGTTAGTACATCGGCGGCGGATCCTTTTCATGTTCATAAAATGCTCTCCGGCAGCATTTTTCCATGAAAACAATATTACCGTCGGCGTTACAAACGAATAAGGATTTTTCGCTCCGAGCGATTTTGCTACGCGGACTACAGTCTCTTCCGCACGATAAGTTTCTCCCCCGTTTTCTAGAACTAGGGCGCCCGCCTCTACGGCCAGATCCTGTATATCATCGCTTACTATCTTGGACATAAACGCATTATAGCTGTCTTATGACTTTTTTCAATATCGCATGCGGTTTTTAAATGGAATATTGCCGGCAAACCGCTTTTACTTTACTTCGTATATCCAGCCGTCGGGCGCTTTTATCCGTCCCATTTGGATGCCTGTCAAAGTATCGTACAGCTTTTGAAGAACCGGCCCCATTTTTTCAGTGCCGCTGGAAAAGCAAATGTCTTTTCCGTGATCGAATATCTTTCCTATAGGAGAAATGACCGCGGCGGTACCGCACAGTCCGCATTCTGCAAAATCTGAAATTTCATCTTTTCTTACGCTCCGCTCTTCGACTTCCATATTAAGATAATCTTTTGCGACCGTAATAAGCGAACGTCTTGTTATGGAAGGAAGAATACTGTCGGATTTCGGAGTAACAAGTTTTCCGTCCTTAGTCACAAATAAAATGTTTGCTCCGCCGGTTTCTTCCACACACGTATGGGTTGCCGGATCCAGATAGATATTTTCCGCAAATCCTTTTTTATGTGCGTCTACGATATTGTAAAGACTCATAGCGTAATTAAGACCCGCCTTAATGTCTCCCGTGCCGTGGGGCGCCGCGCGATCGCGGTCGGAAATGCGCACGTATATGGGTTTTATTCCGCCTTTAAAATACGGCCCCACAGGAGTAACGAAGATTCTAAACTGATATTCATCGGCGGGTTTTACGCCGATCACGGCATTGCTTCCGAACATAAACGGCCTTATGTACAAGGTTGCGCCGCTGCCGTAAGGAGGCACCCATTTGACATTGGCTTTGACGACGGAGAGAACCGCTTTTACAAAATCTTTCTCGGGGAACACGGGCATTTCCATTCGCAAACACGAGTTATGCATACGTTCCGCATTAAGGTTCGGACGAAAAGTAACCACTCTGCCGTCTTCAGTGGTATAGGCTTTAAGACCCTCAAAACATGTCTGAGCATACTGAAGCACTCCGGCGCATTCCGACATAACTATGGAAGCGTCCGATACGAGTTCTCCCGAATCCCATTTCCCGTTTTTAAAATTTGAAACGAAACGCTTATCGGTCTTTACATAACCGAATGCAAGATTTCCCCAGTCAATATTTTTTGTATCCACGAAACACCTCCTGACTGTAAAACATTCATTTTTACTAAAAAAATTTAGTATTATTAAAAGGCCTTGTCAAGACAGGTATCATTCTTTTGGGGATGTGCCGGCGAGCAAAGCGGGGATTAGAAAGCATCTTCCTTAAACGGATCTATCACCATTACTCCTCGATATGTCTGCCCCGGATTTAAATCTTCGGAAATAATAAATTTGCATTTTGCTTTCTCGGCCGCAGCTACTATTAATGAATCCCAAAATGATAATTGTAAAATTACACTAATATCTATTGCTTGTTCTATCAGCTCCAAATCATTTTGAACAATTTCAATATTACAAAAATTGTGTATGATATTTTTGACAATTATTCGATCTGCCTTCAATTTTGTTGTTGCGACTACATAGAATTCTTTAAGTACCTGTGTTGATATTACGGGCTGATGTAAATCTACAACTTTCTTCATTATTTCCCGAGCTTTAGCCTGCTTACCTGAATCTTTTAAGTCAAGTGTGTACACAAGTATATTTGTATCAATAAATATTTTAGACACGATATAATTCTTCCCTTGCCCATTTTTCATCACCTGATGTCACATTTAATGTATCCATAAGAGAGAAAGTATCATGAAGCCAGTAATCCTTGTTTGTAACAACCGCTTGCTCAACGAGTTTTCGTACAAGAGAATTAAATGAGATATTATGATTCCTAGCGTATTCTCGGCCTGCCTGTAAAACATTTTCATCAATTGATAAAGTTATATTTTTCATAAATTATCCTCATTAACACAGTATAAGTGCGCACATTAATAAAGTAAAGAGCCCGAAAATCTAAGCGGGCGTAAGATTTTCGGGCGCCTAGTATAAAAGAAAAACGGATTGGCCGTTTTTCGACTCTCGACTTATCAGAGCGATTTCGAGGGAAACGCAGAAATCGCTGGCGCCTCGCATAAAAGAAAAACGCATTTAGCGTTTTTCAACTCTCGACTTATCAGAGCGATTTCGAGCAGTGCCGGGAATAGTAAAACCATGATGTATTAAGGCATCAGCCGCATTTCACGCAAATCAATCATCGGATATAGTTTTTCTTACATTTTCTGTGATTACGTCTTCCGAAGGTAATAATGCTTTTAGGAATTGAATTAATCCTTCAAATCCAACTGCATAACCTTTTTGACCATTATATTCTTTTAAGATATGAAGCTTTGTATCATCCTCGTATTGAAACGACACGAATTGCTTTACGGCTGATTAACGAAAACTCCGTATGTTTTCGGTCCCTACGAGAGTCGAACTCGTCTTTAAAGATTGAGAATCTTTTGTCCTAAACCGATAGACGAAGGGACCAAGCGATCTTATGATTTTCATCTAAGATGCTAAAAAAAACTGACCTTCCGGCCAGTTTTAAAATTCCCCAAGGAGGATTCGAACCCCCACAAGCAGAACCAGAATCTGCGGTGCTACCATTACACAATCGGGGAATGTAATACAGTGTGAATATGATAATGAACTTGACCATGCTTGTCAAGAGCCCGAAAATCTGAGCGAGCGGAAGATTTTCGGGCGCCTCGCATAAAAGAAAAATGCCGTGAGGCATTTTTCAACTCCAGACCTAAACGAACGATTTCGAGCAGTGGCCGTTCGCGTTACATCCGTGTACCGCTCACTACCGTA from Treponema parvum harbors:
- a CDS encoding threonine/serine exporter family protein, with translation MSKIVSDDIQDLAVEAGALVLENGGETYRAEETVVRVAKSLGAKNPYSFVTPTVILFSWKNAAGEHFMNMKRIRRRCTNLKKLALVNDLSRSIESHGKNETHESLRLKFDGIENASSYPTLILILAAAISSSFFAFMFGGTAKDAVAVFFTGFFLRLMLIFFERRIPNDFLLSVLSGIFIAIVVRIFAYFISDLNVGISMISALMIVVPGITLVTSIRDMIAGDLMAGSARLVEAIIIASGLSIGAAGGLLMAGLV
- a CDS encoding branched-chain amino acid aminotransferase translates to MDTKNIDWGNLAFGYVKTDKRFVSNFKNGKWDSGELVSDASIVMSECAGVLQYAQTCFEGLKAYTTEDGRVVTFRPNLNAERMHNSCLRMEMPVFPEKDFVKAVLSVVKANVKWVPPYGSGATLYIRPFMFGSNAVIGVKPADEYQFRIFVTPVGPYFKGGIKPIYVRISDRDRAAPHGTGDIKAGLNYAMSLYNIVDAHKKGFAENIYLDPATHTCVEETGGANILFVTKDGKLVTPKSDSILPSITRRSLITVAKDYLNMEVEERSVRKDEISDFAECGLCGTAAVISPIGKIFDHGKDICFSSGTEKMGPVLQKLYDTLTGIQMGRIKAPDGWIYEVK
- a CDS encoding PIN domain-containing protein produces the protein MSKIFIDTNILVYTLDLKDSGKQAKAREIMKKVVDLHQPVISTQVLKEFYVVATTKLKADRIIVKNIIHNFCNIEIVQNDLELIEQAIDISVILQLSFWDSLIVAAAEKAKCKFIISEDLNPGQTYRGVMVIDPFKEDAF
- a CDS encoding DUF6364 family protein, whose product is MKNITLSIDENVLQAGREYARNHNISFNSLVRKLVEQAVVTNKDYWLHDTFSLMDTLNVTSGDEKWAREELYRV